A stretch of Meiothermus sp. QL-1 DNA encodes these proteins:
- a CDS encoding helix-turn-helix domain-containing protein → MCELGRRLREARERKGLTLARAAEALKVRRSILEALEECRFDELPEPALARGYLKRYAQLLDLEPGPLLALYPSHPTETMPPPPARPQGRPRWAWSLLLLLAVGAWLGFRALSPSSPAPPPTTPSSPPPPPPPKQVSLRVNTEPQGARVYLDGFLLGQAPLEVRVEAGERRLRVEAPGYQRYEQVLRLQSDHSLSLSLRPLPTSPAPSQPPAGRGLVLRLEGTSWLRITDGRDGRLLYEGTVRAGTELSYPLPVVVRAGNAGAVRVVLDGRDLGLMGQTGQVVTRRFEP, encoded by the coding sequence ATGTGCGAGCTAGGCCGGCGGCTCAGGGAAGCCCGCGAGCGCAAGGGGCTGACGCTGGCCCGTGCGGCCGAAGCCCTTAAGGTGCGGCGCAGCATCCTGGAAGCGCTGGAGGAGTGCCGCTTCGACGAGCTGCCCGAGCCTGCGCTGGCCCGGGGCTACCTGAAGCGGTACGCCCAGCTTTTGGACCTCGAGCCCGGCCCCTTGCTGGCGCTGTACCCAAGCCACCCTACCGAAACAATGCCGCCACCCCCTGCCCGCCCGCAAGGCCGGCCCCGCTGGGCCTGGTCTCTCCTCCTCCTCCTGGCGGTGGGGGCCTGGCTCGGCTTTCGCGCTCTCAGCCCCTCTTCTCCGGCCCCTCCACCCACCACCCCCAGCAGCCCACCCCCTCCTCCACCCCCCAAGCAGGTCAGCCTGCGGGTGAACACCGAGCCCCAGGGGGCCCGGGTCTATCTGGATGGCTTCCTGCTGGGGCAGGCTCCCCTGGAGGTCCGGGTCGAGGCAGGAGAGCGCCGGCTGCGCGTAGAAGCCCCCGGCTACCAACGCTACGAACAGGTGCTTCGCCTGCAAAGCGACCACAGCCTGAGTCTGAGCCTTCGGCCCCTGCCGACCAGCCCCGCTCCTTCCCAGCCCCCTGCCGGCCGCGGGCTGGTGCTGCGGCTGGAAGGCACCAGCTGGCTCCGCATCACCGACGGGCGTGACGGAAGGCTGCTCTACGAGGGCACCGTGCGCGCCGGGACCGAGCTCAGTTATCCCCTCCCGGTGGTGGTGCGCGCGGGCAACGCCGGGGCGGTACGGGTGGTGCTCGATGGCCGCGACCTGGGCCTGATGGGCCAAACCGGGCAGGTGGTCACCCGGCGCTTTGAACCCTAG
- a CDS encoding DUF2939 domain-containing protein, whose amino-acid sequence MKGKRWIGIVALAVLGGGVLYFWFSPLLALGGLQRAIERKDTRAIERYVDFPAVKEDLKGKLMARMAQEAQKDTSGFGALGLLFAGALIDPLVEALVTPEGLAAIGTGMEPGQAEVGAVRGWQVRRLGFSEVFVHQKGNPDEGLVMRRKGLGWQVVRLELGQMD is encoded by the coding sequence ATGAAAGGAAAACGGTGGATTGGGATTGTAGCGCTGGCGGTCCTGGGGGGCGGGGTGCTCTACTTTTGGTTCTCGCCCCTGCTGGCCTTGGGAGGGCTGCAGCGGGCCATTGAGCGAAAAGACACCCGGGCCATTGAGCGCTATGTGGATTTTCCCGCTGTGAAGGAGGACCTCAAGGGCAAGCTTATGGCGAGGATGGCGCAGGAGGCGCAGAAGGACACCAGCGGATTTGGAGCCCTGGGGCTGCTTTTCGCCGGGGCCCTGATCGACCCGTTGGTGGAGGCCCTGGTGACCCCTGAGGGGCTGGCCGCCATAGGAACGGGTATGGAGCCGGGCCAGGCCGAGGTGGGCGCGGTGCGCGGGTGGCAGGTGCGGCGGCTTGGGTTTTCCGAGGTTTTCGTGCACCAGAAGGGCAACCCCGACGAGGGGCTGGTAATGCGGCGCAAGGGGCTGGGCTGGCAGGTGGTGCGCCTCGAGCTGGGCCAGATGGACTAG
- the rimO gene encoding 30S ribosomal protein S12 methylthiotransferase RimO produces MAGKIGFVSLGCPKALVDSEQILSRLRAEGYETAPTYQEAAVVVVNTCGFITPAVEESLAAIGEALAENGRVIVTGCLGARPEVIRSAHPQVLEVTGPGEIERVLEAVHRVLPPDPNPYTALIPPQVKLTPRHYAYIKIAEGCNHRCSFCIIPKLRGPQRSRDAAEVLAEAARLVATGTKELLVIAQDTSAYGVDIHHRPSDYAGKPVRAHLVDLVNELAGLGVWLRLHYVYPYPHVRELVPLMAEGKLLPYLDVPLQHASPKILRAMRRPGGAESHLKTIAEWRAIMPDLAIRSSFIVGFPGETEEDFQLLLDFLKEARLDRVGAFTYSEVEGAEANALPGAVPEEVKEERKARLMALQQAISLEKNRARVGTTLEVIVDDYGGLPGQVVGRSKYDAPGIDGLVYAETDGTVKIGDIIRVRVGEAGPYDLYGEMVGRVHSGTLRV; encoded by the coding sequence ATGGCAGGAAAGATTGGCTTTGTAAGCCTGGGTTGCCCAAAGGCCTTAGTGGACTCGGAGCAGATTCTCTCGCGCCTCAGGGCCGAAGGGTACGAGACCGCCCCCACCTACCAGGAAGCTGCGGTGGTGGTGGTGAACACCTGCGGCTTCATCACCCCGGCGGTGGAGGAATCGCTGGCGGCCATTGGCGAGGCCCTGGCGGAGAACGGCCGGGTCATCGTCACGGGCTGCCTGGGGGCCAGGCCTGAGGTGATTCGGTCGGCCCACCCTCAGGTGCTCGAGGTCACCGGCCCAGGCGAGATAGAGAGGGTGCTGGAGGCGGTGCACCGGGTGCTGCCCCCGGACCCCAACCCCTACACCGCCCTCATCCCCCCCCAGGTCAAGCTCACCCCGCGCCACTACGCCTACATAAAGATCGCCGAGGGTTGCAACCACCGCTGCAGCTTTTGCATTATCCCCAAGCTGCGGGGCCCGCAGCGCAGCCGCGATGCGGCAGAGGTGCTGGCCGAGGCGGCCCGGCTGGTGGCCACCGGTACCAAGGAGCTGCTGGTGATTGCCCAGGACACCTCGGCCTACGGGGTGGACATCCACCACCGCCCCTCGGACTACGCGGGCAAACCGGTGCGGGCCCACCTGGTGGACCTGGTCAACGAGCTGGCGGGGCTGGGGGTTTGGCTGCGGCTGCACTACGTCTACCCTTATCCCCACGTGCGCGAGTTGGTCCCGCTGATGGCCGAGGGCAAGCTGCTGCCCTACCTGGATGTACCCTTGCAGCACGCCAGCCCCAAGATTCTGCGGGCCATGCGGCGGCCGGGAGGGGCGGAAAGCCACCTCAAGACCATCGCCGAGTGGCGGGCTATTATGCCCGACCTGGCCATTCGCTCAAGCTTCATCGTGGGTTTCCCGGGCGAGACCGAGGAGGACTTCCAGCTTTTGTTGGACTTCCTCAAGGAGGCCCGGCTGGACCGGGTGGGGGCCTTCACCTACTCCGAGGTGGAGGGGGCCGAGGCCAACGCTTTGCCGGGGGCGGTGCCGGAGGAGGTCAAGGAAGAGCGCAAGGCCCGCCTGATGGCCTTGCAGCAGGCCATCAGCCTGGAGAAAAACCGGGCCCGGGTGGGCACCACCCTGGAGGTAATCGTGGACGACTATGGCGGGCTGCCGGGCCAGGTGGTGGGTCGGTCCAAGTACGACGCGCCGGGCATCGATGGCTTGGTGTACGCCGAGACCGACGGCACGGTCAAGATAGGCGACATCATCCGGGTGCGGGTTGGCGAGGCCGGGCCCTACGACCTCTATGGGGAGATGGTGGGTCGGGTGCACAGCGGAACCCTCCGGGTGTAA
- a CDS encoding GNAT family N-acetyltransferase codes for MPERYIPPPTPQYALESGPILLKDGRTATLRPARPEDRPLFVEFLRRLSPQARTFRFFSEIDPETAADLLLRQPPDEDKVTLVVLTGDPERIIATGEYVQEGPGSTSAEVAFLVDDWYQGRGLGSLLLERLALIGVRRGIRRFHAYTLAENRQMLDVFKASGFKIEAHNEAGEVEVSFEIEPNPEMLARFELRERVATVASLLPVLRPRGVAVVGASRDPESVGYRVLEHLVLNRFQGPVYPVNPAVAPAAGEVPVVGSMLAYTSIKAVPGPVDLAVVTTPREKVLEVAEACGQRGVRALMVITTDMEPAQTRTLVKVCRQYGMRLLGPGSLALMTTSPEVQLCAGLAPRLPLRGRIAMSSQSGAVGLAVLEYAREMGLGFSNFVSLGAKVDISSNDLIQYWEEDPETGLILLYVESFGNPRRFARLARRVGRKKPILAVRPGRDPVVEALFKQTGVVRAENLEEMFDIAALLAHQPLPEGPRVALLTNASGPAYLARDALETEGLLAEVHDLGSRASAEAYQAKAQEVLEAGPHALLVLFVPLGYATVEELQAALTQAFHQAREKGIGIPLLTCFMTAGRPRVELRGEWVPTYRFPESAGRALAAAYAYARWRQTPPGEIPNHEVQEDEARALVGRSRGRLGPKETSTLLGYFGLRLGPASSPGIPLALRVQHDPLFGPVLSLALTHLPLGEQPLGLRITPLTDREAREMLAPLEGKAHLESLLDLLLRVSRLLEELPEVEGLELSLAASPEHTAITQAQIRLRPA; via the coding sequence ATGCCCGAGCGCTACATCCCTCCCCCCACCCCCCAGTACGCCCTCGAGTCCGGCCCCATCCTGCTCAAAGATGGCCGTACCGCCACCCTGCGTCCGGCCCGGCCCGAGGACCGCCCCCTGTTCGTGGAGTTCCTGAGGCGATTATCCCCCCAGGCCCGTACCTTTCGCTTTTTCTCCGAGATCGACCCCGAGACCGCCGCCGACCTCCTCCTGCGCCAACCCCCCGACGAGGACAAGGTTACCCTGGTGGTTCTCACCGGCGACCCTGAGCGCATCATCGCCACCGGGGAGTACGTACAGGAGGGCCCCGGCTCCACTTCCGCCGAGGTGGCCTTCCTGGTCGACGACTGGTACCAGGGCCGGGGGCTGGGGTCCTTGCTGCTGGAGCGGCTGGCCCTGATTGGGGTGCGCCGGGGCATCCGCCGTTTTCACGCCTACACCCTGGCAGAGAACCGGCAGATGCTCGATGTGTTCAAGGCCAGCGGCTTCAAAATCGAGGCCCACAACGAGGCCGGTGAGGTGGAGGTCAGCTTCGAGATTGAACCCAACCCCGAGATGCTGGCCCGCTTCGAGCTGCGCGAGCGGGTGGCCACGGTGGCCTCGCTGCTGCCGGTGCTGCGGCCGCGGGGGGTGGCGGTGGTGGGGGCCTCGCGCGACCCAGAGAGCGTGGGCTACAGGGTGCTGGAGCACCTGGTCCTGAACCGTTTTCAGGGCCCTGTCTACCCGGTGAACCCGGCGGTGGCCCCGGCAGCCGGGGAGGTGCCGGTGGTGGGCTCCATGCTGGCCTACACCTCGATCAAGGCAGTGCCCGGGCCGGTGGACCTGGCGGTGGTCACCACCCCGCGCGAAAAGGTGCTGGAGGTCGCCGAGGCCTGCGGGCAGCGGGGGGTGCGGGCCTTGATGGTGATAACCACTGACATGGAGCCCGCCCAGACCCGAACCCTGGTGAAGGTCTGCCGGCAGTACGGTATGCGCCTCCTGGGCCCCGGCTCGCTGGCCCTCATGACCACCAGCCCGGAGGTGCAGCTCTGCGCCGGGCTGGCCCCCAGGCTTCCCCTGCGGGGCCGCATCGCCATGTCCAGCCAAAGCGGGGCGGTGGGGCTGGCGGTGCTGGAGTACGCGCGGGAGATGGGGCTGGGTTTCTCCAACTTCGTCTCGCTCGGGGCCAAGGTGGACATCTCCTCCAACGACCTCATCCAGTATTGGGAGGAAGACCCCGAGACCGGGCTGATCCTCCTTTACGTGGAGTCCTTTGGCAACCCCCGGCGCTTCGCCCGGCTGGCGCGGCGGGTGGGGCGCAAGAAGCCCATCCTGGCGGTGCGGCCAGGGCGCGACCCGGTGGTGGAGGCCCTCTTCAAGCAAACCGGGGTGGTGCGGGCCGAGAATCTGGAGGAAATGTTTGACATCGCAGCGCTGCTGGCCCACCAGCCCCTGCCCGAGGGCCCGCGGGTGGCCCTCCTGACCAACGCCTCGGGGCCGGCCTACCTGGCCAGGGACGCCCTCGAGACCGAGGGGCTTCTGGCCGAGGTGCACGACCTGGGCTCCCGGGCCTCGGCCGAGGCCTACCAGGCAAAGGCGCAGGAGGTTCTTGAGGCGGGCCCCCACGCGCTTCTGGTGCTCTTCGTGCCATTGGGCTATGCCACGGTGGAGGAATTGCAGGCCGCGCTGACCCAGGCCTTCCACCAGGCCCGAGAAAAGGGCATCGGCATCCCCCTGCTCACCTGCTTCATGACCGCCGGGCGGCCCCGGGTGGAGCTCAGGGGGGAGTGGGTACCCACCTATCGCTTCCCCGAGTCGGCCGGCCGGGCCCTGGCCGCGGCCTATGCCTACGCCCGGTGGCGCCAGACCCCCCCTGGGGAAATCCCCAACCACGAGGTGCAGGAGGACGAGGCTCGAGCCCTGGTGGGGCGGTCCCGAGGCCGCCTTGGGCCCAAGGAGACCAGCACCCTCCTGGGCTACTTCGGTCTTCGGCTGGGGCCCGCCTCCAGCCCGGGCATCCCCCTGGCCCTGCGGGTCCAGCACGACCCCCTGTTCGGCCCGGTGCTCTCGCTGGCCCTTACCCACCTGCCCCTGGGCGAACAACCTCTGGGCCTGCGCATCACCCCCCTTACCGACCGCGAGGCCCGGGAGATGCTGGCCCCCCTCGAGGGCAAGGCCCATCTGGAAAGCCTGCTAGACCTTTTGCTGCGGGTCTCGCGGCTTTTGGAGGAGCTGCCCGAGGTGGAGGGCCTGGAGCTTAGCCTAGCGGCCAGCCCCGAGCATACCGCCATCACCCAGGCCCAGATACGGCTCAGGCCGGCCTAG
- the paaZ gene encoding phenylacetic acid degradation bifunctional protein PaaZ: MKLKSYAVGAWYESPAPGVVVRDAVYGEPVAEVGSEGLDFAEMVRHAREVGGPNLRRHTFHERAAMLRALAEYLHRRKEEFYPLSHKTGATRQDSWFDIDGGIGTLFSYASLARRELPNRKFLLEDEPIPLSKQGGFLGRHLLVPKEGVAVHINAYNFPVWGMLEKLAPSLIAGVPAIVKPATQTAYLTEAVFRAILESRILPEGAVQLVCGGIGDLFEHLNEQDVVSFTGSAATGRRLKAHPNLIAQAVAFNMEADSLNCAVLGRSVEPGEPEFRLFVEEVVREMTIKAGQRCTAIRRVIVPMEKAEAVLEALKKALAETTLGDPRREEVRMGPLVGTAQRAEVRAVLEELQAKGCELAFEGELELRGGDPEKGGFMPPTLLYSPKPWESGAHDLEPFGPVATLMPYRDLDEAIALARRGRGSLVGTIVTHDPQEARTLFFGLATHHGRLLLLNRENAKESTGHGSPLPPLVHGGPGRAGGGQELGGVRGLQPYLQRCAVQADPTTLMVLSDEYVRGARVKEDVVHPFRKYFEDLEIGESLLTHRRTVTEADIVNFANVTGDYFYAHVDELGAKDSIFGSRVAHGYFLISMAAGLFVHPAPGPVLANYGLERLRFIEPVRAGDTLQARLTVKSKTAKDPRPGERPAGVVTWAVELTNQEGKTVALYEILTLVARRPA, from the coding sequence ATGAAGCTTAAAAGCTACGCGGTGGGCGCCTGGTACGAAAGCCCGGCCCCCGGGGTGGTGGTGCGGGACGCGGTCTATGGGGAGCCGGTGGCCGAGGTCGGCAGCGAGGGCCTGGACTTCGCCGAGATGGTCCGCCATGCCAGGGAGGTGGGCGGTCCCAACCTGCGGCGCCACACCTTTCACGAGCGAGCCGCCATGCTGCGGGCGCTGGCCGAGTACCTGCACAGGCGCAAGGAGGAGTTCTACCCCCTCTCCCACAAGACCGGGGCCACCCGGCAGGATAGCTGGTTCGACATCGACGGAGGCATTGGCACCCTCTTCAGCTACGCCTCCCTGGCCCGCCGGGAGCTACCCAACCGAAAATTCCTGCTGGAAGACGAACCCATCCCGCTCTCCAAGCAGGGCGGCTTCCTGGGGCGGCACCTTCTGGTGCCCAAGGAGGGGGTGGCGGTGCACATCAACGCCTACAACTTCCCGGTCTGGGGGATGCTGGAGAAGCTGGCCCCCAGCCTTATCGCGGGGGTGCCGGCCATCGTCAAACCCGCCACCCAGACCGCCTACCTGACCGAAGCGGTCTTCAGGGCCATCCTGGAGTCGCGCATCCTTCCCGAAGGGGCCGTCCAGCTCGTTTGTGGGGGCATCGGCGACCTCTTCGAGCACCTAAACGAGCAGGATGTGGTGAGCTTCACCGGCTCGGCGGCCACCGGGCGCAGGCTCAAGGCCCACCCCAACCTGATCGCCCAGGCGGTGGCCTTCAACATGGAGGCCGATAGCCTGAACTGCGCCGTCCTGGGAAGAAGCGTGGAGCCGGGCGAGCCCGAGTTCAGGCTTTTTGTAGAGGAGGTGGTGCGGGAGATGACCATCAAGGCCGGGCAGAGGTGCACCGCAATCCGGCGGGTCATCGTCCCCATGGAAAAGGCTGAAGCGGTGCTGGAAGCGCTCAAAAAGGCCCTGGCCGAGACCACCCTGGGCGACCCCCGCCGGGAAGAGGTGCGGATGGGGCCCCTGGTGGGCACAGCGCAGCGGGCGGAGGTGCGGGCGGTGCTCGAGGAGCTTCAGGCCAAGGGCTGCGAGCTGGCCTTCGAGGGGGAACTCGAGCTGCGGGGAGGGGACCCTGAAAAGGGCGGCTTCATGCCCCCCACCCTGCTCTACAGCCCCAAGCCCTGGGAATCGGGGGCGCACGACCTCGAGCCCTTCGGCCCGGTGGCCACCCTGATGCCCTACCGGGACCTAGACGAGGCCATCGCCCTGGCCCGGCGGGGCCGGGGCAGCCTGGTTGGGACCATCGTGACCCACGACCCCCAGGAGGCCCGCACCCTCTTCTTCGGGCTGGCCACCCACCACGGGCGGCTGCTTTTGCTGAACCGGGAAAACGCCAAGGAGTCCACCGGCCACGGCTCACCCCTGCCCCCCTTGGTGCACGGGGGGCCAGGCCGGGCCGGCGGGGGCCAGGAGCTGGGGGGGGTGCGGGGCCTCCAGCCCTACCTTCAGCGCTGCGCAGTGCAGGCCGACCCCACCACCCTGATGGTCCTTAGCGACGAGTACGTGCGGGGGGCCCGGGTCAAGGAGGATGTGGTCCACCCCTTCCGCAAGTACTTCGAAGACCTGGAAATCGGGGAGAGCCTCCTCACCCATCGCCGCACCGTGACCGAGGCCGACATCGTGAACTTCGCCAACGTGACGGGCGACTACTTCTACGCCCACGTGGACGAGCTGGGGGCCAAGGACTCCATCTTTGGAAGCCGGGTGGCCCACGGCTACTTCCTCATCTCCATGGCCGCGGGCCTCTTCGTACACCCAGCCCCGGGGCCGGTGCTGGCCAACTACGGCCTGGAGCGGCTGCGGTTCATCGAGCCGGTGAGGGCTGGCGACACCCTTCAGGCCCGGCTTACGGTCAAGTCCAAGACCGCCAAAGACCCCCGCCCCGGCGAGCGGCCCGCTGGGGTGGTGACCTGGGCGGTGGAGCTCACCAACCAGGAGGGCAAAACCGTGGCCCTATACGAAATCCTGACCCTGGTAGCCCGCCGCCCGGCCTAG
- the metX gene encoding homoserine O-acetyltransferase has protein sequence MTDLLVQEAWGDHEALLIKPPKSKGRVPPPVPAQALVATRFHLEYGGMLPEVHLRYETYGRLSAARDNAVLVFHAWTGSAHLAGTYTPETLRRLPKLDQAFGPEGWWDELAGPGRMLDTERYFVICANHIGSCYGSTGPLSLNPATGRPYGPDFPRLTVRDLARAQARLLDFLGIERVVVLGGSLGGMVALEFALLFPERVNKLVVLAAPAVHGPWARAFNRLSREAVLSDPAYQGGYYTDSPPGLQLGRAIAMLSFRSPASFRLRWGAHPERGESYVLYQGEKFARRFDANAYIVLSEAMDTHDVGRGRGGVEAALRRLRSIPSLFVGIDTDFLYTAEEVREMAALAGGQYREIKSPHGHDAFLIETDQVERILGDFL, from the coding sequence ATGACGGACCTGCTCGTTCAGGAGGCATGGGGCGACCACGAGGCTCTTCTCATCAAGCCCCCCAAGAGCAAAGGGCGGGTGCCCCCGCCGGTGCCGGCCCAGGCCCTGGTGGCCACCCGGTTTCACCTCGAGTATGGCGGCATGCTGCCCGAGGTGCACCTGCGCTACGAGACCTATGGCCGCCTGAGCGCAGCGCGCGACAACGCGGTGCTGGTTTTCCATGCCTGGACCGGCTCGGCCCATCTGGCCGGCACCTACACCCCCGAGACCCTGCGGCGCCTGCCCAAGCTCGACCAGGCTTTCGGCCCAGAAGGCTGGTGGGACGAGCTGGCCGGGCCGGGCCGCATGCTGGATACCGAGCGCTACTTCGTCATCTGCGCCAACCATATTGGAAGCTGCTACGGCTCGACCGGCCCCCTTTCGCTCAACCCCGCCACCGGCCGGCCCTACGGCCCCGACTTCCCCCGGCTCACCGTGCGCGACCTGGCTCGAGCCCAGGCCCGGCTGCTGGACTTTTTGGGCATCGAGCGGGTGGTGGTGTTGGGGGGAAGCCTGGGCGGCATGGTGGCCTTGGAGTTTGCCCTGCTTTTTCCCGAGCGGGTGAATAAGCTGGTGGTGCTGGCCGCCCCGGCGGTCCACGGCCCTTGGGCCCGGGCCTTCAACCGCCTCTCGCGCGAAGCGGTGCTCTCCGATCCGGCCTACCAGGGGGGGTATTACACCGATTCACCTCCGGGCCTTCAGCTAGGCCGGGCCATCGCCATGCTTTCCTTCCGTTCGCCCGCCTCCTTCCGCCTGCGCTGGGGGGCCCACCCTGAGCGGGGCGAGAGCTATGTGCTCTACCAGGGTGAAAAGTTTGCCCGGCGCTTCGATGCCAACGCTTATATCGTGCTTTCCGAGGCCATGGACACCCACGATGTGGGGCGGGGCCGAGGAGGGGTGGAGGCCGCTTTGCGCCGGTTGAGAAGCATTCCAAGCCTTTTTGTGGGCATCGACACCGACTTCCTCTACACCGCCGAGGAGGTGCGCGAGATGGCCGCCTTGGCGGGGGGGCAGTACCGCGAGATTAAAAGCCCCCACGGCCACGACGCCTTCTTGATTGAGACCGATCAGGTGGAACGCATTCTGGGGGACTTCCTCTAG
- a CDS encoding carboxypeptidase M32 produces MTAQEAYQWLLQHYRESAYLESFGKLAGWDQATYLPRKGQAHRARMQAALARLLHQRATDPRIGEMLAVVEASDLGGQDSVEAVNVRGWRRAYDQATKIPERLAVELAEATSQGEAIWQEARPKNDWEGFKPALERIFALTRELASALGYQEEPYDALLDLYEPGATARQVEAVFAPLRSATVELLGRIQGSRRRPDRSILHRHFPQAAQEAFGKEVLERLGFDLEAGRLDVVAHPFMQGIGPGDVRLTTRYFEDFFSAGFFGILHEMGHGLYGQGLLAEHFGTPMGTEVSLGVHESQSRTWENWVGRSLGFWQFFWPRAQHHFEAFRGVALEDFYFAINAVEPSLIRVEADEVTYNLHILIRFELELALLRGELSLDELPMAWDEKYQAYLGVKAAEIKDGVMQDVHWAAGLIGYFPTYTLGNLYAAQLFAQAERELGALEPQFAQGAFAPFLAWTRDRIHHQGSRYWPRELLRRVTGEDINPAYLIRYLESKFGALYG; encoded by the coding sequence ATGACCGCGCAGGAGGCCTACCAGTGGTTGTTGCAACACTATCGTGAGAGCGCCTATCTGGAGTCTTTCGGCAAGCTGGCCGGCTGGGACCAGGCCACCTACCTCCCCCGCAAGGGCCAGGCCCACCGGGCCAGGATGCAGGCCGCGCTGGCCCGGCTGCTGCACCAGCGGGCCACCGACCCTCGAATAGGGGAGATGCTGGCGGTGGTGGAGGCCTCGGACCTGGGGGGCCAGGACTCGGTGGAGGCGGTGAACGTGCGGGGATGGCGGCGGGCCTACGACCAGGCCACTAAAATCCCCGAGCGGCTGGCGGTGGAGCTGGCCGAGGCCACCAGCCAGGGGGAGGCCATCTGGCAGGAAGCCCGGCCCAAGAACGACTGGGAGGGTTTCAAGCCGGCTTTAGAGCGCATATTCGCCCTGACCCGCGAGCTGGCCTCGGCCCTGGGCTACCAGGAGGAGCCCTACGACGCCTTGCTGGACCTCTATGAGCCGGGGGCCACGGCCAGGCAGGTAGAGGCGGTCTTTGCCCCTTTGCGCTCAGCCACCGTGGAGCTGCTGGGGCGCATCCAGGGTAGCCGCCGTCGGCCCGACCGCTCGATTCTGCACCGCCACTTTCCCCAAGCAGCCCAGGAGGCCTTCGGCAAGGAGGTCCTGGAGCGGCTGGGGTTCGACCTCGAGGCCGGCCGCCTGGACGTGGTGGCCCACCCCTTCATGCAGGGGATTGGGCCCGGGGATGTGCGCCTGACCACCCGCTACTTTGAGGACTTCTTCAGCGCGGGCTTCTTCGGCATCCTGCACGAGATGGGGCACGGCCTCTATGGGCAGGGGCTGTTGGCCGAGCACTTCGGCACCCCCATGGGCACCGAGGTCTCGCTTGGGGTTCACGAGTCGCAAAGCCGCACCTGGGAGAACTGGGTGGGGCGCAGCCTGGGGTTCTGGCAGTTCTTCTGGCCCCGGGCCCAGCACCACTTCGAGGCCTTCCGCGGGGTGGCGCTGGAGGACTTTTACTTCGCCATCAATGCCGTTGAGCCGAGCCTCATACGGGTCGAGGCCGACGAGGTGACCTACAACCTGCACATCCTCATCCGCTTCGAGCTCGAGCTGGCCCTGCTGCGGGGCGAGCTTAGCCTGGACGAGCTTCCCATGGCCTGGGACGAGAAGTACCAGGCCTACTTGGGCGTGAAGGCGGCCGAGATAAAGGACGGGGTGATGCAGGATGTGCACTGGGCCGCGGGCCTCATCGGCTACTTCCCCACCTACACCCTGGGCAACCTCTACGCTGCCCAGCTCTTTGCCCAGGCCGAGCGGGAGCTCGGCGCCCTGGAGCCCCAGTTTGCCCAAGGGGCATTTGCACCGTTTCTGGCCTGGACCCGGGATAGAATCCACCATCAGGGTAGCCGCTACTGGCCGCGTGAGCTTCTTCGGCGAGTAACAGGGGAGGACATCAACCCGGCCTACCTGATCCGCTACCTGGAGAGCAAGTTCGGTGCCTTGTACGGTTAG